One region of Edaphobacter bradus genomic DNA includes:
- a CDS encoding family 16 glycoside hydrolase: MGKARRELIRHSANDRRGRFSMTGLALLLCTGVVVSGQQPSVLLDGSSKGRVFDGLGGVSAGASSRLLIDYPEPQRSQILDYLFKPGYGAALQHLKVEIGADVNSTDGSEPSHMRTASDHNSSRGYEWWLMAEAHKRNPHVILEVLPWGAPKWVGSNSGGKETLYSSKMADYVADFIRTAKRDYSLDIAYAGIWNETAYDVAYIKELRSNFKAHHLSTRIICCDGNPGDQWTIAPEILKDPDLATAIDVIGVHYPFWFGPTTTDAARRTNKPLWSSEDQPNRGSGPFVSRDWHVGGRILAHLYNKNYLEGSLTATEIWSPVTSYYDILAAPNSGLMYANTPWSGHYDVQGTIWATAHTTQFAQPGWQYLDSSSGNLPEKGTYVALRSPDAKDWSVILETIDAKHPQTVSFRPAGGLAANEVHIWETNDSRTFEHVADVKPVNGTLTYTFDPDSLYSLTTTTGQGKGSVKPPAAKPFPFPYGDDFEKTQLGHSAKYLADQDGAFEVRDCNGRSGRCLEQVITDKAIPWGALPDPITLAGDENWTDYRVAADVRFLSESPAVVIGRIDASAADDKTRLPGGYVLRVKPDGIWEILSVEYKKPAVTLASGSIAIDRNQWHRLELSFNGTQIAAALDGKLLATAESSVHSHGMFALGTEWGHIQFDNLRVTAVEAQSANTLTPAEVRDGWKLLFDGHSTKGWRGAYMQTFPSKGWDVSDGELRGVLSGGMEAGDAGDIVTLNKYTSFDLVFDWKLGLGGNSGVKYFVEERQPKPAGSQPGYEYQIIDDANYIYRGEHLPPRLKTASIYDVVPANLKGDTQMGVWHHSRVLVRGDHIQHWLDGIEVLDVDRKFARFKQGVAESKFNGYPGFASIPSGYILLQDHGHNVAFKNIKIKELP, from the coding sequence ATGGGCAAGGCAAGACGGGAATTGATTCGACATTCGGCAAACGATCGGCGGGGACGGTTTTCGATGACTGGGCTGGCATTGTTGCTGTGTACCGGTGTAGTCGTAAGCGGCCAGCAGCCAAGCGTACTTTTAGACGGTAGCAGTAAAGGCAGAGTGTTCGACGGTCTTGGCGGCGTGAGCGCAGGAGCCTCTTCACGGTTGCTCATTGACTACCCAGAGCCACAGCGCAGCCAGATTCTGGATTATTTGTTCAAGCCGGGTTATGGTGCGGCCCTGCAGCATCTGAAGGTTGAAATAGGCGCAGATGTGAATTCAACAGATGGTTCTGAGCCGAGTCACATGCGCACAGCTTCGGATCACAACTCATCACGAGGTTACGAGTGGTGGCTAATGGCTGAGGCGCACAAACGGAATCCCCATGTCATCTTGGAAGTCCTTCCGTGGGGCGCGCCCAAGTGGGTTGGCTCCAATTCGGGCGGAAAGGAAACGCTCTATTCCTCCAAAATGGCTGATTATGTTGCGGACTTTATCCGCACCGCAAAGCGCGATTACTCCCTGGATATCGCCTATGCCGGCATTTGGAATGAGACCGCTTATGACGTGGCATATATCAAGGAACTACGCAGCAACTTCAAGGCTCACCATCTATCCACCCGAATCATCTGCTGCGATGGGAATCCCGGGGATCAATGGACGATCGCACCCGAGATTCTGAAAGACCCGGATCTGGCTACTGCCATTGATGTGATCGGTGTGCACTATCCATTCTGGTTTGGACCTACCACTACCGACGCGGCTCGCAGAACGAATAAGCCGCTTTGGTCAAGCGAAGATCAGCCGAATCGTGGAAGTGGACCGTTCGTTAGTCGCGACTGGCACGTTGGCGGACGCATCCTTGCTCATCTCTATAACAAGAACTACCTGGAGGGCTCTCTAACTGCCACGGAAATCTGGAGTCCGGTTACCTCTTACTATGACATTCTTGCTGCTCCTAACTCCGGGTTGATGTATGCGAATACTCCGTGGTCCGGACACTACGACGTTCAGGGGACAATCTGGGCCACAGCTCACACCACGCAGTTTGCGCAGCCTGGGTGGCAGTATCTCGACTCCTCATCAGGCAATCTCCCGGAAAAGGGAACCTATGTCGCCCTTCGTTCACCGGATGCGAAGGATTGGAGCGTGATTCTGGAGACGATCGATGCCAAACATCCGCAAACCGTCTCTTTCCGCCCCGCCGGCGGTCTTGCCGCGAATGAAGTGCATATCTGGGAAACAAACGACTCTCGGACCTTTGAACACGTCGCCGATGTGAAGCCGGTGAACGGCACGTTGACCTACACTTTTGATCCGGATTCGCTTTATTCGTTGACCACAACCACGGGACAAGGAAAAGGGTCAGTGAAGCCACCCGCTGCAAAGCCATTTCCTTTTCCATATGGGGATGATTTTGAAAAGACTCAGTTGGGGCACTCAGCGAAGTATCTGGCCGATCAAGATGGTGCGTTCGAGGTTCGTGATTGCAATGGCCGCTCCGGCCGCTGTTTGGAGCAAGTGATCACGGATAAGGCGATTCCGTGGGGCGCCTTGCCGGATCCAATCACTCTAGCCGGAGACGAGAATTGGACAGATTATCGTGTTGCTGCCGATGTGCGATTTCTTTCAGAGTCACCGGCCGTTGTCATCGGCCGGATCGATGCGTCGGCTGCGGACGACAAGACTAGACTGCCAGGCGGCTATGTACTGCGCGTGAAGCCTGATGGCATATGGGAAATTCTTTCGGTTGAGTATAAAAAGCCGGCAGTAACGCTCGCGTCCGGATCTATCGCGATAGACCGCAATCAGTGGCATCGGCTGGAGCTGAGCTTCAATGGAACTCAGATAGCAGCCGCGCTCGATGGGAAGTTACTTGCTACAGCTGAGAGTTCAGTCCATTCGCATGGGATGTTCGCATTGGGAACTGAGTGGGGTCACATTCAGTTCGACAACCTGCGCGTAACAGCGGTAGAGGCGCAAAGCGCAAACACTCTTACGCCTGCCGAAGTCCGCGACGGCTGGAAGCTACTGTTCGACGGCCACTCAACGAAAGGCTGGAGGGGCGCGTATATGCAGACATTTCCGTCAAAAGGCTGGGATGTATCGGACGGCGAATTGCGGGGCGTGCTGTCAGGTGGGATGGAAGCAGGCGACGCTGGCGATATTGTGACTCTCAATAAATACACATCCTTCGACCTCGTGTTCGACTGGAAACTCGGCCTCGGAGGGAATAGCGGAGTCAAATACTTTGTTGAAGAGCGACAGCCTAAACCCGCAGGATCACAGCCTGGTTATGAGTATCAGATTATTGATGATGCGAATTACATATACAGAGGAGAACATCTTCCTCCAAGATTGAAGACTGCGTCGATTTATGACGTAGTTCCGGCGAACCTAAAGGGTGACACACAGATGGGTGTGTGGCATCACTCGCGCGTCCTCGTGCGTGGCGACCACATTCAACATTGGCTCGATGGCATCGAGGTTCTCGACGTGGATCGGAAGTTTGCGCGTTTCAAGCAGGGCGTAGCGGAAAGCAAATTCAACGGCTATCCGGGTTTCGCGAGTATTCCCAGCGGGTACATTCTCCTGCAGGACCACGGCCACAACGTTGCATTCAAGAACATCAAGATCAAAGAGTTGCCATAA
- a CDS encoding Gfo/Idh/MocA family protein, which translates to MNRREFVSGAACTLSALGMPTIVPASVFGANAPSNRLNVGFIGTGRQAFGSNLPQMMRVPGVQAVVVCDVDRWRMTEAQAFVNSFYAQRDGLSAYNGCATKSDFREVIGNPDIDVLMVSTPDHWHVPMGIAAAKAKKHFAMEKPISISVQQGRMLADAVKQCGVTARTDSEFRSLRPQNHAVELVRNGHVGKLERIEIVFPSDPTPVGVQPDMPIPPELDYDMWLGPTPKVPYTEKRVHDVKQHKLRPNWMRVDTYAQGMIANWGPHYFDAAQWANNSEHTGPVEVEGHGEFPVSLWNTMINFKIQYRYANGVTMSCEQTPTSKPSITYFGSDAWIKVDGYPGTMTSSKPELLTHEPEPGELDFSKTLWDKNDLIAAIREGRSPLEPIEVGHRALSIGQIGLIACRVGGTLHWNPEKEAFEDNNYADALLAAPLSRPEWALV; encoded by the coding sequence ATGAACCGCAGAGAATTTGTTTCTGGTGCTGCCTGCACTCTTTCCGCCTTGGGCATGCCAACAATTGTTCCAGCCAGTGTATTTGGGGCCAATGCACCCAGTAACCGTCTCAACGTAGGATTTATCGGTACCGGACGCCAGGCGTTCGGCAGTAACCTTCCCCAGATGATGAGGGTTCCCGGGGTACAGGCCGTAGTTGTTTGCGACGTCGATCGTTGGCGAATGACCGAGGCCCAGGCATTCGTGAATTCTTTCTATGCGCAGAGGGATGGATTGTCCGCATACAACGGCTGTGCAACGAAATCCGACTTTAGAGAAGTGATTGGCAATCCGGATATCGATGTGTTGATGGTCTCCACACCCGACCATTGGCATGTTCCCATGGGCATTGCCGCGGCTAAAGCCAAAAAGCACTTTGCCATGGAAAAGCCCATCAGCATCAGCGTGCAGCAGGGGCGCATGCTTGCAGATGCAGTAAAGCAATGCGGTGTAACGGCCCGGACCGACAGCGAATTTCGTTCGCTCCGTCCTCAGAATCATGCGGTCGAGTTGGTCCGCAATGGACACGTCGGAAAACTGGAACGGATCGAGATTGTGTTCCCGTCGGATCCGACCCCGGTTGGTGTACAGCCGGATATGCCGATTCCTCCGGAACTGGACTACGACATGTGGCTCGGTCCCACCCCAAAGGTGCCTTACACCGAAAAACGTGTGCACGATGTGAAGCAGCATAAACTGCGGCCCAACTGGATGAGAGTCGATACTTATGCCCAGGGCATGATCGCCAACTGGGGTCCTCACTATTTCGACGCGGCGCAGTGGGCAAACAATTCCGAACATACGGGACCGGTTGAAGTCGAAGGGCACGGTGAGTTCCCCGTGAGCCTTTGGAACACTATGATTAATTTTAAGATCCAATATCGGTATGCGAATGGCGTAACGATGAGCTGCGAGCAGACTCCGACTAGCAAGCCTAGCATCACTTACTTCGGGAGCGACGCCTGGATTAAGGTCGATGGCTATCCGGGCACGATGACCAGCAGCAAGCCAGAACTGCTGACCCACGAGCCCGAGCCTGGCGAACTGGATTTCTCGAAGACTCTCTGGGATAAGAATGACCTGATCGCAGCAATTCGCGAGGGCCGTTCACCACTGGAGCCGATAGAAGTAGGGCACCGCGCTCTTTCTATCGGGCAAATAGGTCTTATTGCTTGCCGGGTCGGCGGAACATTGCATTGGAATCCGGAAAAGGAAGCATTCGAGGACAATAATTACGCTGACGCTTTGCTCGCCGCGCCATTAAGTCGGCCCGAGTGGGCGCTCGTGTGA
- a CDS encoding sugar phosphate isomerase/epimerase family protein has translation MNKAIQRRQFMKTVGVGVLAGASMGIVAPPAEAASAEDGMEPSKMPRLLLGCCAYSYRQELTHGAMTMEDFIGKAVELRLDAVDMTVYYLKSTDPEYLESLRYLAYKNAVVFSGTACGSSLVQADATKRVGVLADIKKWIDVTDRLGASHLRIFAGKLPEGASMQEATTWTVEGMKAACDYAAPKGIVLGLEDHSGVSQSADVCLEIIHRVDSPYARINLDITHFIPSATQDPYAQIAACIPYATVSHIRDRFDDGTPIDMGRVWKMYAQASYRGYMSIEYEGNARIGEEPAATGLPKLVAKVRELCQKYSSI, from the coding sequence ATGAACAAGGCAATTCAACGTCGTCAGTTTATGAAGACCGTTGGTGTGGGAGTGCTGGCCGGAGCAAGCATGGGTATTGTCGCGCCGCCCGCCGAAGCCGCATCTGCTGAAGATGGTATGGAACCATCGAAAATGCCGCGATTGCTACTTGGGTGTTGTGCTTACTCGTATCGGCAGGAGTTAACCCACGGCGCAATGACGATGGAAGACTTCATCGGCAAGGCGGTGGAATTGCGGCTCGACGCTGTCGACATGACCGTGTATTACTTGAAATCCACCGATCCTGAATATCTCGAGAGCCTACGCTATTTGGCTTACAAGAACGCCGTGGTTTTTTCCGGAACGGCATGCGGTTCGAGCCTCGTGCAAGCTGATGCAACAAAGCGCGTGGGAGTGCTGGCCGATATCAAGAAATGGATCGACGTAACCGATCGGCTAGGTGCCTCCCACCTGCGCATATTTGCCGGCAAGTTACCGGAAGGCGCATCCATGCAAGAGGCCACCACCTGGACTGTGGAAGGAATGAAAGCTGCTTGCGACTATGCCGCGCCCAAAGGTATTGTGCTTGGTCTTGAAGACCATTCCGGAGTTTCGCAGAGCGCAGATGTTTGTCTGGAGATCATCCACCGCGTCGATTCTCCATACGCACGCATCAATCTCGATATCACCCATTTCATACCTTCCGCGACGCAGGACCCGTATGCGCAGATCGCAGCCTGCATCCCCTATGCCACCGTTTCGCATATCCGTGACCGGTTCGATGACGGTACTCCGATTGATATGGGTCGGGTATGGAAAATGTATGCGCAAGCCAGTTATAGAGGCTACATGTCGATCGAATATGAGGGCAATGCGCGCATTGGTGAAGAACCGGCAGCTACAGGTTTACCGAAGCTGGTTGCGAAGGTTCGCGAACTCTGCCAAAAATACTCGTCGATATAG
- a CDS encoding Rossmann-fold NAD(P)-binding domain-containing protein → MTAELLNETWSGVRIVELEGPQRYSANDIAARFSLALGQAVRAESVPRDTWESLFRSQGMKNPMPRMRMIDSFNEGWIDFEFGAAKSRKGTTRLESVLESLVAEVRGRK, encoded by the coding sequence GTGACCGCAGAGCTCCTGAACGAAACATGGTCGGGCGTTCGCATTGTGGAATTGGAGGGTCCGCAGCGCTATTCGGCAAACGACATCGCAGCGAGATTCAGTCTCGCCCTTGGCCAGGCTGTCCGGGCAGAATCCGTTCCTCGCGACACCTGGGAATCGCTGTTCCGCTCGCAGGGCATGAAAAACCCAATGCCTCGTATGCGGATGATCGACAGCTTCAACGAGGGATGGATCGACTTTGAATTCGGCGCGGCAAAGAGCCGAAAGGGCACCACACGGCTGGAATCGGTTTTGGAATCTCTGGTTGCAGAGGTCAGGGGACGGAAATGA
- a CDS encoding SDR family oxidoreductase: protein MFAITGITAKVGGAVVRHLIAQGHKIRAVVRSEEKGRHWAPLGCDVATATLEDHVALARAFDDTDGVFLMTPPNFDPEPGFPQTKQAAAASSPSTMPFRWWLRQILHR, encoded by the coding sequence ATGTTTGCAATTACTGGCATAACCGCAAAAGTGGGCGGAGCTGTCGTCCGGCATCTTATTGCCCAAGGTCACAAGATTCGTGCGGTTGTACGGAGCGAAGAAAAAGGCCGGCATTGGGCTCCTCTGGGTTGTGACGTGGCAACGGCGACCCTAGAAGATCATGTCGCGCTGGCCAGGGCTTTTGACGATACCGATGGCGTGTTTCTGATGACTCCGCCCAACTTTGACCCTGAGCCGGGCTTTCCGCAGACCAAGCAGGCCGCGGCGGCCTCCAGCCCCTCGACCATGCCATTCCGATGGTGGCTACGGCAGATATTGCACAGGTGA
- a CDS encoding aldose 1-epimerase family protein, translating to MSSNNRYRLTSSELAAEIVPSEGGRIASIKSLSSGVEFLTQSRHEASRIHENPDASFRNGPCAGIEECLPTVGPSGPETSGGSAPDHGDFWQLGWTVLRSNKQALTEAAIGFSRPLRFEKSVSVNGSQLRLAYSIQNVAETPQSFLYACHPLFAVAPGDEIFLPAEVDSLRLDYSRADRLGQPGDMVSWPVTQQGIRLDRAGGEHDGTAEMLYTRRLTEGRCRIYRAASRQSLEVHFDTQALPYLGIWLCYGGWPEGEREHLQYAVALEPTSSPHNTLARAQRDGSAIALEPQESFRFEITLGVTGPEPDAP from the coding sequence ATGTCTTCTAACAATCGCTACCGCTTGACCTCGTCTGAGCTGGCGGCAGAGATCGTGCCCAGCGAGGGCGGACGTATCGCCTCCATCAAGAGCCTTTCGTCCGGCGTCGAGTTCCTGACGCAATCTCGACACGAGGCCTCTCGTATCCATGAGAACCCGGATGCCTCGTTTCGAAACGGGCCGTGCGCCGGGATTGAAGAGTGCCTCCCGACGGTTGGGCCGTCCGGTCCAGAGACGAGCGGGGGATCGGCGCCGGACCACGGGGACTTCTGGCAACTGGGATGGACGGTGCTCCGCTCCAACAAGCAGGCACTGACCGAGGCGGCGATCGGTTTCAGCCGTCCGCTGCGCTTTGAGAAGTCCGTCAGCGTCAACGGCAGCCAACTGCGCTTGGCATACTCCATTCAGAATGTCGCCGAAACACCGCAATCCTTTCTCTACGCCTGCCATCCCCTGTTTGCCGTCGCGCCGGGCGATGAGATCTTCCTGCCTGCCGAGGTCGATTCGCTTCGGCTCGATTACTCCCGCGCCGACCGGCTGGGGCAACCGGGAGACATGGTGTCGTGGCCAGTAACCCAACAGGGAATCCGCCTGGACCGCGCCGGCGGCGAACATGACGGTACCGCAGAGATGCTGTACACCAGGCGGCTCACCGAGGGCAGATGCCGCATCTACCGAGCGGCGTCCCGGCAGTCGCTCGAGGTCCACTTCGACACACAGGCGCTTCCCTACCTCGGGATATGGTTGTGCTACGGCGGCTGGCCCGAAGGAGAGCGGGAGCACCTGCAATACGCGGTCGCGCTTGAACCTACCTCGTCGCCTCACAACACTCTCGCTCGAGCCCAACGGGATGGATCCGCGATTGCGCTCGAACCTCAGGAATCGTTCCGCTTCGAGATCACGTTGGGCGTAACCGGCCCTGAACCTGACGCCCCGTAA